NNNNNNNNNNNNNNNNNNNNNNNNNNNNNNNNNNNNNNNNNNNNNNNNNNNNNNNNNNNNNNNNNNNNNNNNNNNNNNNNNNNNNNNNNNNNNNNNNNNNNNNNNNNNNNNNNNNNNNNNNNNNNNNNNNNNNNNNNNNNNNNNNNNNNNNNNNNNNNNNNNNNNNNNNNNNNNNNNNNNNNNNNNNNNNNNNNNNNNNNNNNNNNNNNNNNNNNNNNNNNNNNNNNNNNNNNNNNNNNNNNNNNNNNNNNNNNNNNNNNNNNNNNNNNNNNNNNNNNNNNNNNNNNNNNNNNNNNNNNNNNNNNNNNNNNNNNNNNNNNNNNNNNNNNNNNNNNNNNNNNNNNNNNNNNNNNNNNNNNNNNNNNNNNNNNNNNNNNNNNNNNNNNNNNNNNNNNNNNNNNNNNNNNNNNNNNNNNNNNNNNNNNNNNNNNNNNNNNNNNNNNNNNNNNNNNNNNNNNNNNNNNNNNNNNNNNNNNNNNNNNNNNNNNNNNNNNNNNNNNNNNNNNNNNNNNNNNNNNNNNNNNNNNNNNNNNNNNNNNNNNNNNNNNNNNNNNNNNNNNNNNNNNNNNNNNNNNNNNNNNNNNNNNNNNNNNNNNNNNNNNNNNNNNNNNNNNNNNNNNNNNNNNNNNNNNNNNNNNNNNNNNNNNNNNNNNNNNNNNNNNNNNNNNNNNNNNNNNNNNNNNNNNNNNNNNNNNNNNNNNNNNNNNNNNNNNNNNNNNNNNNNNNNNNNNNNNNNNNNNNNNNNNNNNNNNNNNNNNNNNNNNNNNNNNNNNNNNNNNNNNNNNNNNNNNNNNNNNNNNNNNNNNNNNNNNNNNNNNNNNNNNNNNNNNNNNNNNNNNNNNNNNNNNNNNNNNNNNNNNNNNNNNNNNNNNNNNNNNNNNNNNNNNNNNNNNNNNNNNNNNNNNNNNNNNNNNNNNNNNNNNNNNNNNNNNNNNNNNNNNNNNNNNNNNNNNNNNNNNNNNNNNNNNNNNNNNNNNNNNNNNNNNNNNNNNNNNNNNNNNNNNNNNNNNNNNNNNNNNNNNNNNNNNNNNNNNNNNNNNNNNNNNNNNNNNNNNNNNNNNNNNNNNNNNNNNNNNNNNNNNNNNNNNNNNNNNNNNNNNNNNNNNNNNNNNNNNNNNNNNNNNNNNNNNNNNNNNNNNNNNNNNNNNNNNNNNNNNNNNNNNNNNNNNNNNNNNNNNNNNNNNNNNNNNNNNNNNNNNNNNNNNNNNNNNNNNNNNNNNNNNNNNNNNNNNNNNNNNNNNNNNNNNNNNNNNNNNNNNNNNNNNNNNNNNNNNNNNNNNNNNNNNNNNNNNNNNNNNNNNNNNNNNNNNNNNNNNNNNNNNNNNNNNNNNNNNNNNNNNNNNNNNNNNNNNNNNNNNNNNNNNNNNNNNNNNNNNNNNNNNNNNNNNNNNNNNNNNNNNNNNNNNNNNNNNNNNNNNNNNNNNNNNNNNNNNNNNNNNNNNNNNNNNNNNNNNNNNNNNNNNNNNNNNNNNNNNNNNNNNNNNNNNNNNNNNNNNNNNNNNNNNNNNNNNNNNNNNNNNNNNNNNNNNNNNNNNNNNNNNNNNNNNNNNNNNNNNNNNNNNNNNNNNNNNNNNNNNNNNNNNNNNNNNNNNNNNNNNNNNNNNNNNNNNNNNNNNNNNNNNNNNNNNNNNNNNNNNNNNNNNNNNNNNNNNNNNNNNNNNNNNNNNNNNNNNNNNNNNNNNNNNNNNNNNNNNNNNNNNNNNNNNNNNNNNNNNNNNNNNNNNNNNNNNNNNNNNNNNNNNNNNNNNNNNNNNNNNNNNNNNNNNNNNNNNNNNNNNNNNNNNNNNNNNNNNNNNNNNNNNNNNNNNNNNNNNNNNNNNNNNNNNNNNNNNNNNNNNNNNNNNNNNNNNNNNNNNNNNNNNNNNNNNNNNNNNNNNNNNNNNNNNNNNNNNNNNNNNNNNNNNNNNNNNNNNNNNNNNNNNNNNNNNNNNNNNNNNNNNNNNNNNNNNNNNNNNNNNNNNNNNNNNNNNNNNNNNNNNNCGGCCCGCCGCAGCCTCACGCGGCCCCTCTCTCGCTGCCCCCCAGGAGCTCTACCTGAGCTGGGTCGTGGAGGCCCGCCGGAACATCCTGGCCATCCTGCAGGACTACCCCTCGCTGCGGCCCCCCATCGACCACCTGTGCGAGCTGCTGCCCCGCCTGCAGGCCCGCTACTACTCCATCGCCTCCTCCTCCAAGGTGCCCGGCTGGGGGGGGATGGGGGGAGCGGGGGAGGAGCTGCTCCTGGGCCGGCCCGGAAGGGCTTCACGGAGACGGCGGCGGTGCAGAGCGGCTCCCCGAGGGAAGAGGAGGCTTCCGAGCAGTGGAGACAGGAGGGAAGGCGGGGGATTGGCCGAGGCCGCACCGGGCCGACCAGGCGGCCTGGGAGCCGCTGCCCTGTGGAGGGAGCTAGAGCGGGCCTGcacgaggtcctgggttccaatttggcttcagacacgtcttagctgtgtgaccctggccaagtccctccCTCAGAGTCACCGGGTCGGTGTGTGCCAAGGCCGAGGGGGCTGTGAGGCAGGGAAGGGGGCGGAGGCGAGTGCTCGTTCAGACCAGCAGAGCCGGGGATGTCGGGGCCCCCACAGGGCTCCTGTTGAGGTCTCTGCCCCCCCCAGGTGCACCCCAACTCCATCCACATCTGCGCCGTGGTCGTGGAGTACGAGACCAAGGCCGGCCGGGTCAACAAGGGCGTGGCCACCAGCTGGCTGAAGGCCAAGCAGCCGGCCCAGGAGAACGGCCACAAGGCCGCCGTGCCCATGTTTGTGCGCAAGTCCCAGTTCCGGCTGCCCTTCAAGCCCGCCACCCCCGTCATCATGGTGGGCCCCGGCACCGGCATCGCCCCCTTCGTCGGCTTCATCCAGGAGCGGGCGTGGCTCAAAGGCCAGGGTAAggccgcccccctccccccccagggcCCCCCGGCCAGCCGGCTCCGGGGCCCCGACTCAGGCCTCCGCCTCGGTGCCCCCCCAGGTAAGGAGGTGGGCGAGACGGTGCTGTACTACGGCTGCCGCCGCGCCGACGAGGACTACTTGTACCGCGAGGAGCTCGCGCAGTTCCACAAGGACGGCGCCCTCTCGCAGCTCCACGTGGCCTTCTCCCGGGAGCAGGAGCACAAGGTGCGCCCCCACCCCACCCGGGGCCCCCACGGTGatcctgggggaggaggggggcacAGGGCACCCCCCCCAGCAGGCCCCACAGTGATCCTGGGGAAGAAGGGGGGCAGAGGGGGCGCCCCAACCTCACCCTCTCCTCGGCAGGTCTACGTGCAGCATCTGATGAAACAGAACAAGGAGCACCTTTGGCGGCTGATCCACGAGGGCAGCGCCCACATCTACGTGTGCGGGTGAGGGGCAGGGCCGGGCCTGGCGGCGTGGGGGGAGGCCGGGCCGGGCCCAGCCCCTCCGCTCTGAGCCCTCTTTGCCCCCCCAGGGATGCCCGGAACATGGCTCGGGACGTGCAGAACGTGTTCTGCGAGATCGTGGCCGAGTTCGGGGACATGAGCCAGGCCCAGGCCGTGGACTTCATCAAGAAACTGATGGCCAAAGGCCGCTACTCCCTGGACGTGTGGAGCTAGGAGCCGCGCTCCGGGGGCCCACGCGCCGGGCAGGAGCCCCCGCGGCCGGCCGGCCCCGCCATCAGCCCTTTCCTCACTGCCTTCTCGCTCTCACTAGGTTGTTTCCACTCGGCCTGGCCGGGGAGGGGGCGACGTTCTGTGGTTAGCCGGCCCCGGCCGACGGCCCCTTTTTAGGAGGCCTCAGAGCGGCCGTGGGGGCGGcccggctgctgctgctgccctcCTGAGGTCAGAAGTTCGGGGTGTGGTGGGGGGCCGCCAGCCTGCCCCCCGCCTCCGCCTTCTTTGtccagaagaggagggaggggacgGGTTCTTCCGTCCCGTGACGGGAGTCTAGGCTGCCTCCGGCCAGGGCGCTCCTGTGCCAAAGTGCCCTCTGGCGGGCGGCTGGGCAGACCCTTCAGAGGCCTTGAAGGTTGCTGCTCGTCGGGGAGGGTAGGAGAGGCGTGGCGACCTCGAACCCAGGGCCTGTCCCTCCTGCGGCCGATCCTGGCGTGGCGCCGGTGTGGGGCCGCCCTTCCCTCGCTCCCCCTCCCCTTGGCATCAGCCTCGGCCAGGAAGCGGGCTGCTACCACAGAATGTCCGATGAgtgtaaataattttaaagctcTTTCGTCCCTCGGAATAAAACGGTTTTTCTGTATTTGCCCTCTGCATAGCTCTTCATTGCGCCTCGAGGGGCTTCCCAGGACTGTTAGGGACCCCCCTCCCCGCTCCGGGGCCCATCCCCTCCCGCCCCACAGCCCAGGAGCCCGGCATGAGAAAACACGTCCACTCCGGCCCGCATTCCCTTTATTATGGCCGTGCTCAGGCACACACACAGCCAGCCTGAGGGTGAGGCGGGGACCCAGAACACGGTTGGGGGGTGGCAGGAAATGAGACCCCCCCAGGGGCAGAGGGGTCCCTTGGGGACAGGAGGAACCGGGGGGAGGCAGGCCCGGAGCTGCCCTTTCCCCGGGGTCCTTCGGCCCTGTGGCCCGTTGGGAGAGCTTTGGGCAGGGAGAGCGGGGCTGCCCTGGGCCCCCTGGGCTCAGTCACAGACTTCTGGtcaaggggagaggagagatggcCGGCTCAAGGCAGGGCCGGGGATGGGGGAAGAGCTTGTCCCGCGCCTGGCCCTGGGTCAGTCCTTCTTGTTGCCATGCTGGCTGTGGAACTTCTGGTGAACCACCCGCAGCGTAGTGAAGAAGTTGCCCAGGaacaggaggaggaaggggaggccACACATGAGCACCTGGAGGGAGGGACGGCAGAGGTCAGCCGGGCAGAGGGGCCCGGAGCCCCCTCCCCTGGCCCTGGGGCGACTCACCTGCCACTCCTTACACTGGGGCTCCTGGGCCAGCTGGAACAGGGTCACTGCATTAAACAGCTGCCAAAACTAGAGGGGATGAAAGGAAGGGCATGGAGGCCCGGCCTCCATAGGAGGCCGCCCCCCAAAGGGCTCCCCAAACCCAGCCCCAGCCCTCATCTGGGCCTAGAGCGAGGGGCAGCGGGGGGAGGAAGGTCAGGGACCTGCACTCACGTGGCcgaagaagaggaaggggaggaggaaggtgaGGCCCCTCCACATCCAGGACTGGAAGCCctctgggagagagaagggggcacGGCATTAGCGGCGGCCCCGAGAGCCGGGCCCCTCCACCCCAGGGGCCCCGGAAGCAGAGGCCCCACTCACCCACGGTGAGGTCCATGTTATGCCTCTCGCCCAGGGCCCGCAGGCGGTACAGGCATCCGCTCTGGTAGTAGTACTGAAGGAACTGGACAAAGCCTGGCAGGGAAGGCCCAGAGTGAGTGCCGCCCTGGTGCCACCCATGGCGGAGGGGGCCCGGGCCCACCCCCTCCCCACGGCTCCCCGCACCCCCCCTCGAGGCAGCCCATCCAGGAAGAGAATCACTCACTCTGGTACATCGAAAAGGACAGGAACTGGTTTCGAAACTTCTGGTACATGAGTCCATCAGGCCTGGGTGGAGGAAGAGGAGCGCGGAGGGGGGGATGGGAGAACGGCTGGCCTGGTTCTGGGCagaccctccccccacccatgggcCACGCCTGCTGGCTGTGGCCTCCACTCGCCCCAGCACTCCCGGGCAGCCTCCTTTTTCGAGAAGCCCCGGACAAGGGCCCCGAGCTCTCCCTCCCGGGCAGTGGGGAAAggctggggaagggggagaaggctGGAACCTCACCACGTCAGCATGACTCCCGACAAGAAGGTGGAGACGTAGTGATGAAAAACCCACCAGCCTTTGATCCTGGACAAAGAGATGGCTCGGCTCGCCTTCCCACAAGCTCTCAGGCCTAGCCTGCGCCCACCTCCCCCAAAGGGCAACCTGGGGGGAGAAACTGGAGAGGGAACCCCCACAGggcactccccaccccccacccagcTCTGAAGGGGCTTCCTGTGGGGGCATCAGCAGGCGGGGGGAGCCGGGGCTCACCGGGACCCGTTGTTAATGAGGATGCTCTCCCGGATGGTCAGCGTGCAGTAGTACCACACCAGCAGGAAGTTGAAGGTGGCATCTGTGACCCTGGAGGAGAGCGAGGAGCTCAGACGGAGcttggggtgggggcgggggagaAGGGGGAATCGGAGGAGCTCTTGGGGTGGGCCCAGGAAGTCGGCGGTCCTGCCTTTGGCGAGCCGAGACCTACCTGGAATTGAGCAGGAAGCGGCAGGTGAAAgagatgatgatgaggatgatggtgAGGTAAAGCTTGAACTTCTCATACTCGTCCTTGTAGGCAAACCTGTGGGCAGGCGGGGCAGGGCCAGGACCCCTGAGTCAGGGGGGTCGGGGCCCCTGTGGGGGCTGCGGGCCCAGGGGATGAGCGGGGACCCTCCCAAGCCCTCACCCTCTCTCTCAGGCTCGGGCCCCTCGCTCCACGTGGGAGAggactgaggcccagggaaggccGGGGGCTTGCTCAGTCACAAGGAGAGAGCAAAGTTGGATTCCAAGccagctcttctgactccatCCCTGGGTCCTTCCCGCTCGAGAGGAATGGGGAGTGGGCTGCAGAGCTGTCCAAGGCCACAGGGatggcggggggaggggggaaggagaggagagatggcGAGGGTTGGGGATTACTTAGCCTGCTTGCTGAGGAGGGTGACGTTGACGCTTCCCAGGACCAGACTCAGATAGAGCCTAGAGAGACAGAAGGGGTGGGGGCTTAGGAGAGGCCCTGGGCCCACCCTACAAACCTGGGCCCTTTGCGACCTGGCAGCCTCCCTCTCCCAAGGGCCAGGGGAGGGCCCATGTCAGCCATCTCTCCCCACCTCCAGCACAGCCCCAAGCTTAGGGATCTGAATAGAGAGGGTGACCAGAATCTGGAAAAGGAGAAAGCCAGGGGTCTCTGGATCAGACTGGATGCGACCCCCAGAGGCAGCAGGGCACCGAGCAGCTGGGCCTGTGAAGAGGGGGCCACCCCCTGCCCCCTCTGGTCCCCTCACCCATTTTTCTTGGGCAGATACGCTTCCATGTCGAAGAACACCCCCTGTCGTTCTTTGACGAGGTTCTCGATCTCTAGCAGGATCTCCTCCTTGTCCGGTGGGACGGAGGCTTTGCATCTGCAAGGCACAGTGGGAAGAAGGCTGGGCCCAGCTTCAGGGGCTGGAAGGGCAGGAGGGTTACTAGGCCCTCCACTCAGTTCTCTAGCCAGGATCCTCCCCGCAGGGGGCTGCTGGGCCCCAGCCACCCTGCCGCCTGCCCAGGGTACACTTCGGGCTTCTCAGGACTGCTCAGGCCAGGAATCCCTACTTTACAGAGGAGCAAGCAGCCCGAGGTCAGGCTGACCCGCTTCCCAGACTAGAACCCAGGGGCCGCACAGGCTGGGTTCCTCACGCTGGCCCCCggcttccctctctctcccacaGGCTGGTGGCTCTCCTCATCAAGCCCTGGAGCAGGAGGGCAGTGGGGCTGGGCCAGCACCCCACAATCACCTACTTCCTCAGAGTCAAGGCCAGCTCCTTGAGTTTCTTCTTCTGCCGAACAATGGCCCCAGAGCAGCTGTTCTGCAGCTTGGTCAGCTCTTCAAGCTGGAGCCGGTATTCTCGGTGGGTCTCCTGAAGGGAGGCGAAGAGAGAGCCAAATCAGGCTGAAGAGGGCCAAATGGGACACGGGGTGACAGATCCAGGAGGGTCCCTccgaagccccccccccccccgagggcCAGGGGTCACTGCAGACACTGGCTCTGGGGAGGCTTCGGGAGACACATCCTGCCTTAGCTGCTTTCATCCTGGCCAAGGCCGGTCCTCTCACCCCCTAGAGAGGAGGCTGCTGTGCTTGGCAAGGGATGACCAGCTCAGGCTGAGGCCACGGAGGATCTTCCTCCCCTGTGATGGCCATTTTCACTTCACTCTCAAAGGAGAACAGAGACTCCTCTTGCTGCTTCTGTCGGTGAGGCATTGGGAGTCAGTGCAGAGGATCTGAGGAAGCCCAGGGCAAGGGGCATCCATTCCAGATGGtacaaatggggggggggcaccACCTCGGGCATCTCAGGCCTATCGTGTCTGTGCTGGGGAACATGGAAACCAGCCCATTGGCCGGTGGGGCCACCTCCTCCGAGGAAGCAGCTCCACCCACGGCGGGGCCCTGGCCCAGGGAGCCTGAGGAAGAGCATCCACgtgtccctgccctcaggagctGGATGGAGTCCCTGCCAGCAGCCCAGAGACCCCGGGAGCTCCTGCCCTCAAAGGCCTGCGGAAGGCTTCACTCTTTGGGGTTTCCtgtacatgtgtacatgtgtgtgtctaCACATCATACACATGTTAGAGGTATGGCAGAGATGTCATGATAAGGAATGATTAGAGAGAAAAGActgaggagaggaggaggcaCGGCTGGACGTCTGCCCTCAACACAGCAGGGCTTTCCTAAGGACCACAATGAAGCCGTCTCCTCCGGGTCTCCCTCAGGTGCTAATGCAGGACTTTGGGCCCAGCAGGCCACAAGGACAGGGGACAGTGGGGAGGACAGCATGAGGACAAAGCGAGGGATGGCCACGAGGACAGCGAGGAAAGACAGCCACGAGGACAGCAAGGAAGGACAGCCACGAGGACAGCGAGGAAGGACAGCCACGAGGACAGCGAGGAAGGACGGCCACGAGGACAGCAAGGAAGAACGGCCACGAGGACAGCAAGGAGGAACAGCATGAAGACAGGGAGGAGGGACGACCACGAAGACAGCATGGAGGGACGGCCACGAGGACAGCAAGGAAGGACAGCCACGAGGACAGCAAGGAAGGACAGCCACGAGGACAGCGAGGAAGGACGGCCACGAGGACAGCGAGGAAGGACAGCCACGAGGACAGCGAGGAAGGACGGCCACGAGGACAGCAAGGAAGAACGGCCACGAGGACAGCAAGGAGGAACAGCATGAAGACAGGGAGGAGGGACGACCACGAAGACAGCATGGAGGGACCGacggccaggaggacagcatggaGGGACGGCCACCTTAGGCCTCTGCCTGCCTGTCTCCCTCTCACCATTCCTGTCCCCCTTTGTCCCTTCACTGTGAGGGAGCAGGGAGGAGCAGAGGCTGACAGCTGGGGGAGGAACCAGGAGGCTCCCCTTGTTGGTCCTGGCCCTTGTGGGGTAAAGTTCAGCAGCTGGCCAGCTCTGAGCCCCAGTGCACCCTGGGCACAGGCTCTGGGTGAACTTCACCCAAGTTCCTGCCGAGGGGCCCTTTGCCCTTGGGGGTGGAACTCCTAGAAGAGGGACAAAGAAagcccctccccgccccccatcCTGGATAAAGCCACACCCAAGTACAAGTCCATACACCGTGGTCAGGGGGCAGGAACACTGCCAAGGAACACTGACAGGGCCCTGGCCTAGGCACATGGGCAGGAAGGTGGGAGCTGCCCAGGAGTAAGGCTAAGGGACAGCGACCCAGGCCTCTGCTCCTCTGCCCCATTCCAAGCAGTAGCAAGGCCTCCAGCCCGATGGGCACACAGGTGGCACTTGCCCAGCATTTCTGGCCCCAGCCCAGGGCTGCCAGTGCCACTTCCTGGGGAAGGTGAGCTGGCTGCTCTCTTGGTGCCCAAGCAAGCAGGCTGAGGGCATGGCAGGGAATAGAGGTAGCCCGGGGCCAGAGCTCAGGACCCTCACGTGGGTCGGATGCCAAGTTTCCAAGGCAAGCAAAGGGGAAGGTGCCTTGGCAAGCCCCAGCTTTATAACAGCAGCTTCCCAGGCAAGGGCCCCGACCTGGcagtctggggtggggggtggggggcggaAAAGACCACCTTCCACAGGGGACGACGTGGAATGGCCCTCGGCCAGCCACCTGCTGTATCCCCCAGCCCCAGAGCAGTCCCGGTGGGCATATGTGCCCACCAAGTTCCGAGGGCCCTAATGCCAGGAGGGCAGGGGCTAGGCCAACCTGGTCTTCCCTGCCAAGAAGGGAATGATGGAAGGAGGAAGCCCATGGCCACGCTCggctccctgtgtgaccttgggccagtcttCTGCCCTCCTcagggctcagtttcctcctctgtaaaatgggatggtcCTGGCAGCCCTCACCCCGCAGCCCTCTCAGTCCGCTGCTCGAGGCCCCCGCTAGGCAGCGCcaaaggggggggagggggggcagacCCTCGGACGGACAGGCTGCGCCAGCCAATGGGGGCCTGCACCTGGTCGGCTCGGCCAATGGGCTGCAGGGGCGGGCCCGGTCGCTCACCTGGATGCTCTGGAAGTCCCGCTGCAGCTCATCCCAGTCCCGCAGGCAGGCGCCCACCGAAGGGGCGGGGGGGCCCTCCATGAAGGCCCCACCGCGCCCCGCGCCCTCTCTCCTAGCCGCTGCTCCCGCTCCCGCCGCCGGCGCTGCCGCCGTCCCCTCCGTCCACTTCCGGGGTCCGCGCCTGCGGTGGCGGCCAATGGGCAGGGGCGGGGCCCCGAGCCTACGGACCACGCCCCTCCTGACGGACCAATCCGAGAGCGGGCGTGGAGGCGGGGTGCCGTGAGGCCACGCCCTCTCCCCACCCTTTCCCTAGCGGAGGATGCCGGGTTCGCGGAGACTGGAGCCCCGTCTGGAGTCAGCCTGGCCACATTGGGGGCCGGCCCTAGGCCAGCCATGGCTTCGCCCTACCCCCAATCCATTAGCAGCCTTCAAAGAAGGGCCTTCTGCCTGCTGGGCAGAGACCCAAAGACAAAGCGAAGAGGAAGCCACGGCGGGgaccaaggacctgggttcagatttcatGTCTGAGCCCTTTGGGAAGAGCCTTTGCAGGCTGTATGGCCCCAAGACCCGACTGCCCATCCCGTGAGAAATTAGAGGACAGTAAAGAGCGCTGGTAGAGCACAGGAcagggagtcaggaagcctcGAGTTCAGATTCTAAAAGGGACACAGTAGAACTGAGacacccagggcaagtcacctaacctctctctctgcctcagtttcctcatctgtaaaatgggagttatAATAACACCTAGTTCCCAAGGTTGTTTGGagggtaaaatgaggaaatatttctaAAGAGCTTTGAAAGCCTTAAGGTGCTacagaaatgctagttattattacaaACAACTGCCCTGTGAAA
The window above is part of the Gracilinanus agilis isolate LMUSP501 chromosome 4, AgileGrace, whole genome shotgun sequence genome. Proteins encoded here:
- the TMEM120A gene encoding ion channel TACAN → MEGPPAPSVGACLRDWDELQRDFQSIQETHREYRLQLEELTKLQNSCSGAIVRQKKKLKELALTLRKCKASVPPDKEEILLEIENLVKERQGVFFDMEAYLPKKNGLYLSLVLGSVNVTLLSKQAKFAYKDEYEKFKLYLTIILIIISFTCRFLLNSRVTDATFNFLLVWYYCTLTIRESILINNGSRIKGWWVFHHYVSTFLSGVMLTWPDGLMYQKFRNQFLSFSMYQSFVQFLQYYYQSGCLYRLRALGERHNMDLTVEGFQSWMWRGLTFLLPFLFFGHFWQLFNAVTLFQLAQEPQCKEWQVLMCGLPFLLLFLGNFFTTLRVVHQKFHSQHGNKKD